In a genomic window of Alteromonas gilva:
- the flhA gene encoding flagellar biosynthesis protein FlhA, translating into MVLSNYLQRFDKAQLQKYTQGIGLPVVLLAIMGMVILPMPPILLDVLFSFNIALSLVIILVAVLTQRPVDFGIFPLVLLIATVLRLALNVASTRIVLLHGHEGGDAAGKVIEAFGEVVIGGNYAVGVVVFAILLIINFKVVTAGAGRISEVSARFTLDAMPGKQMAIDADLNAGYIDQDEARKRREDITAEADFYGSMDGASKFVKGDATAGLYIMMINIVGGLFIGMIQHDLSFGNALEVYTILTIGDGLVAQIPSLLLSVATAIIVTRENDTQEMGTEISTQLGNQRALYIASGILFVMGIVPGMPHVAFLGFSALAGGYAYYQTYAEKRSEKEANLPAVDNDMDNRAPTEIKELGWDDVQHVDTIGLEVGYRLIPLVDKTQGGELLTRIKGVRKKLSQELGFLIPPVHIRDNLDLDPNAYHISMLGVTIGDADVSHEEELAINPGQVFGKLEGRKTKDPAFGLDAVWIKPGQRDHAQTLGYTVVDAATVIATHLSQLLTNNAYQLLGFEEVQQLMDILAKHNPKLVEGLIPDLISLATVVKVLQTLLYEGVPIRDLRTIVQTLTEYAPKSQDPDVLVSAVRIALKRLIVQEINSGGAELPVITLAPELEQMLHQSLQAGGEDGAGIEPGLAERLQKSLQQASQQQELEGEPAVLLTSGMLRPVLSRFLKNAVMGLHVLSYQEIPDDKQVRIVSSVGQ; encoded by the coding sequence ATGGTGCTATCAAATTACTTACAGCGTTTCGATAAAGCGCAACTGCAAAAATATACCCAGGGTATAGGGTTGCCGGTGGTGCTGCTAGCGATAATGGGCATGGTTATTCTGCCCATGCCGCCCATATTACTGGATGTACTGTTTAGCTTTAACATTGCGCTCTCGCTGGTCATCATCCTGGTGGCAGTACTCACCCAGCGCCCCGTGGACTTTGGTATTTTCCCTCTTGTTTTGTTAATTGCCACGGTATTGCGATTAGCCCTGAATGTGGCGTCTACCCGCATCGTGTTGCTTCATGGTCATGAGGGCGGCGATGCCGCGGGTAAAGTGATTGAAGCCTTTGGTGAGGTCGTCATCGGCGGCAACTATGCTGTGGGCGTGGTGGTCTTTGCTATCTTGCTGATCATTAACTTTAAGGTGGTTACGGCGGGTGCCGGACGTATTTCTGAGGTTAGCGCGCGATTCACCCTTGATGCTATGCCCGGTAAACAGATGGCCATCGATGCCGATCTTAACGCAGGTTATATCGATCAGGATGAAGCCCGCAAGCGGCGCGAAGATATCACCGCTGAAGCTGACTTTTATGGTTCCATGGACGGTGCGTCAAAATTTGTAAAAGGTGATGCCACCGCCGGCCTCTACATTATGATGATCAACATCGTAGGTGGCCTGTTTATTGGCATGATTCAGCATGACCTGAGCTTTGGTAATGCGCTTGAAGTATATACAATTTTGACCATTGGTGATGGTCTGGTGGCGCAGATTCCTTCACTGTTGTTATCCGTTGCAACGGCAATCATTGTTACGCGGGAAAATGATACTCAGGAAATGGGCACCGAGATTAGTACCCAGTTAGGCAACCAAAGAGCGTTATACATTGCCTCGGGGATCCTGTTTGTAATGGGGATTGTGCCGGGTATGCCGCATGTTGCATTTCTGGGCTTTTCGGCGCTGGCTGGTGGCTATGCGTACTACCAAACCTATGCCGAGAAACGTAGCGAAAAAGAAGCCAACCTGCCGGCGGTTGACAACGATATGGATAACAGAGCCCCCACTGAAATAAAAGAGCTGGGGTGGGATGACGTACAACATGTTGACACCATTGGCCTGGAAGTAGGGTATCGTCTTATTCCTCTGGTTGATAAAACCCAGGGCGGAGAATTACTGACGCGCATTAAAGGTGTCCGTAAAAAACTTTCTCAGGAATTAGGCTTTTTGATTCCGCCGGTACATATTCGCGATAACCTCGATTTAGATCCCAATGCTTATCACATTTCTATGTTAGGGGTGACTATTGGCGATGCGGATGTGAGTCATGAAGAAGAGCTGGCCATTAACCCTGGTCAGGTATTTGGTAAGCTCGAAGGGCGCAAAACCAAAGATCCGGCCTTTGGACTGGATGCGGTATGGATTAAACCGGGTCAGCGTGATCATGCCCAAACCCTTGGTTATACCGTTGTGGATGCTGCCACGGTTATTGCTACCCATCTCAGCCAGTTGCTGACCAATAACGCCTATCAGCTGCTTGGTTTTGAAGAGGTACAGCAACTGATGGACATTCTCGCTAAGCATAATCCTAAGCTGGTAGAAGGCCTTATTCCGGATCTCATCTCGCTGGCGACAGTGGTAAAAGTCTTGCAAACCTTGTTATACGAAGGCGTGCCGATTCGCGACCTGCGGACAATAGTACAAACCTTAACCGAATATGCGCCTAAGAGTCAGGATCCTGACGTATTGGTGTCAGCCGTACGTATCGCTTTAAAACGGTTAATCGTGCAGGAAATCAATAGTGGCGGGGCTGAGCTGCCGGTTATCACCCTGGCGCCAGAACTGGAGCAAATGTTGCATCAGTCGTTGCAGGCGGGTGGCGAAGATGGTGCCGGTATTGAGCCGGGCCTGGCGGAACGTTTACAGAAGTCATTGCAACAAGCCAGCCAGCAGCAAGAGCTGGAAGGTGAACCCGCGGTGCTACTCACCTCTGGTATGTTGCGTCCGGTTTTATCCCGTTTCTTAAAAAATGCAGTGATGGGTTTACACGTATTGTCGTACCAGGAAATCCCGGACGACAAACAGGTCCGTATTGTGTCATCGGTGGGTCAGTAA
- the flhF gene encoding flagellar biosynthesis protein FlhF, whose translation MKIRRFFGKDMREALSQVKNELGSEAVIMSNRKVADGIELVAAYDKEPDAKISIAPKAKTAGAKKPDGSLPTLSEIIGDDGPDSLRALMEKQAEQKVAVAQRVNAANAEYEKRNGPADTQRQQPAPAMATRHASAYSVSPEQEPETDAVSDSGASLADIRAEIASLRNVLQFQLSDMQQQQQSRLKPLQRYLLQQLCNMGISQSLAAQMVHYTPAECNEREAWLYLLKLLSNRLQTSNDDILSQRGVVALVGPTGTGKTTTIAKLAARYAQKYGVDQVALITIDTYRIAAYEQLATYGKIIGCPVRKAQSGEQLADLLFQMRDKRLVLIDTAGFSQRDSRLISQLSTFSQIAGQQVKNYLIVQGNTQQATIKHIIDAYKSIELQGCIITKLDECYSLGEIISNMIEAQLPISYVADGQQVPEDIHVANAKSIISLAAKLYKKYGLNHTISSSDVNTAQAV comes from the coding sequence ATGAAGATAAGACGATTTTTTGGCAAAGACATGCGTGAAGCATTGAGTCAGGTAAAAAATGAGCTGGGTAGTGAGGCGGTAATCATGTCTAACCGCAAAGTCGCCGATGGTATTGAATTAGTGGCGGCCTACGACAAAGAGCCCGACGCCAAAATCAGTATTGCGCCCAAAGCGAAGACGGCCGGTGCCAAAAAGCCGGATGGCAGCTTGCCAACCCTGAGTGAAATTATCGGTGATGACGGCCCGGACAGCCTGCGTGCACTGATGGAAAAACAAGCCGAACAAAAAGTCGCCGTTGCCCAGCGCGTCAATGCCGCGAACGCCGAATATGAAAAACGCAACGGACCTGCCGACACGCAACGTCAGCAACCCGCGCCCGCAATGGCAACCCGTCACGCGTCGGCGTATAGCGTTAGCCCTGAGCAAGAGCCTGAAACTGATGCGGTCAGCGACAGTGGGGCGAGCCTGGCCGATATTCGCGCAGAGATCGCCTCACTGCGTAACGTGCTGCAATTTCAATTGTCCGATATGCAGCAACAGCAGCAATCCCGGCTTAAACCATTGCAGCGTTATCTGCTTCAGCAGCTGTGCAACATGGGTATCAGCCAGTCACTGGCGGCGCAGATGGTGCATTACACGCCGGCTGAGTGCAATGAGCGGGAAGCCTGGCTGTATCTGTTAAAACTATTGTCAAATCGTTTGCAGACCTCAAATGATGATATTTTGTCTCAGCGCGGGGTTGTGGCGTTGGTTGGCCCCACCGGCACCGGCAAAACCACCACTATTGCAAAGCTGGCAGCCCGTTATGCGCAAAAATACGGCGTCGATCAGGTTGCACTGATTACTATTGATACGTACCGTATCGCCGCTTACGAGCAGTTGGCGACCTATGGCAAGATAATTGGGTGTCCGGTGCGTAAGGCGCAGTCCGGCGAGCAACTCGCCGATTTATTGTTCCAGATGCGGGATAAGCGTTTAGTGCTAATCGATACGGCCGGGTTTAGTCAGCGTGACAGCCGACTCATCAGCCAGCTTTCAACCTTTAGCCAAATTGCCGGTCAGCAAGTAAAAAATTATTTAATTGTGCAGGGTAATACGCAACAAGCTACAATAAAGCATATCATTGATGCATATAAGAGTATTGAGTTGCAGGGATGTATCATCACTAAGCTGGATGAATGCTATAGTTTAGGTGAGATCATCAGTAATATGATTGAGGCGCAGTTGCCAATCAGCTATGTTGCCGACGGCCAGCAAGTGCCAGAAGACATCCATGTAGCAAATGCGAAATCTATAATCTCATTGGCAGCAAAGCTTTATAAAAAGTATGGTTTGAATCATACTATTAGCAGTTCCGATGTAAACACAGCACAGGCAGTATGA
- a CDS encoding RNA polymerase sigma factor FliA, with amino-acid sequence MNSRAAAYKQQSDKAQLVERHASLVKRIAYHLMARLPASVIVDDLIQAGMIGLLEAAKNFDGSKGASFETFAGIRIRGAMLDEIRKGDWTPRSVHRNGRAISEAIAQVESETGRDARDVDIAARLNVSLTEYHQMLSEVNAGKLVGIEDLGVSEDIIATEESRGADSPLEDLMQGSFQKALAHAITTLPEREAIVLSLYYDEELNLREIGEVLEVSESRVSQIHSQAMLKLKVRMRSWQTGE; translated from the coding sequence GTGAATAGCAGAGCTGCAGCGTATAAACAGCAATCAGATAAAGCGCAGCTGGTAGAGCGTCATGCTTCTTTAGTTAAACGCATTGCTTACCATCTTATGGCGCGGCTTCCGGCCAGTGTTATTGTAGATGACCTGATTCAGGCTGGCATGATTGGTTTGCTGGAGGCAGCCAAAAACTTTGATGGCAGCAAAGGCGCGAGCTTTGAAACCTTTGCCGGCATCCGTATTCGTGGCGCCATGCTCGATGAGATCCGCAAAGGTGACTGGACTCCGCGGTCAGTGCATCGCAATGGCCGGGCAATTTCTGAGGCGATCGCCCAGGTAGAATCTGAGACTGGCCGTGATGCGCGTGATGTTGATATCGCGGCACGTTTGAATGTATCGCTCACCGAATATCATCAAATGTTGTCTGAGGTAAATGCCGGTAAGCTGGTCGGTATTGAAGATTTGGGAGTGTCGGAAGACATTATCGCCACGGAAGAATCCCGTGGCGCGGACTCCCCGTTAGAAGATTTAATGCAAGGTTCGTTTCAAAAAGCGCTTGCGCATGCTATTACTACGTTACCAGAGCGTGAAGCGATTGTTTTATCCCTGTATTATGATGAAGAATTGAACCTGCGGGAAATCGGCGAGGTTCTCGAGGTAAGCGAGTCAAGGGTCAGTCAAATACACAGCCAGGCAATGCTAAAACTTAAAGTTCGTATGCGGTCATGGCAGACTGGTGAGTAA
- the flhB gene encoding flagellar biosynthesis protein FlhB, producing MADSSEKTEDPTAKRKSQSRRKGQIARSRELSTTLVLIASSITLLLYGSYIAEALFKVMARVFTLSRDETYDPTHMFSAWGEAFLQISVPVISFMLVAMIAGIYGSIALGGYNFTWYSAKPRFQKLSPMAGLKRMFGINGIVELLKAIAKFVVIGSMALIALSLFQDEALHLDQEIYPLNVFHALEMIEWAFFLLTLGMIPIALFDVPYQAYKHKEQMKMSKQEVKDERKNSEGDPQVKGRIRRLQYQAAARRMMKEVPNADVVVTNPTHYSVALKYDQDGNRAPVVIAKGSDELAMHIRKIATAHGVPLIPTPMLTRAIYYTTEVDDEIPHRLFMAVAQVLAYVFQLKAHRAGKAKRPKPLTRDLPIPQDMRY from the coding sequence ATGGCTGATTCATCAGAAAAAACAGAAGACCCCACGGCGAAACGAAAATCCCAGTCCCGTCGAAAAGGGCAAATTGCCCGCTCAAGGGAGCTTTCTACTACTCTGGTGTTGATTGCCAGTAGCATAACGTTGCTGTTGTATGGCAGCTACATTGCCGAGGCCTTGTTTAAAGTGATGGCGCGGGTATTTACGCTGTCGCGTGACGAAACCTACGATCCCACGCATATGTTTTCGGCATGGGGTGAGGCCTTTTTGCAAATCAGTGTGCCGGTGATCTCGTTTATGCTGGTGGCCATGATTGCCGGGATTTACGGCTCAATTGCATTAGGCGGCTATAACTTTACCTGGTATTCGGCCAAACCACGATTTCAAAAACTCAGCCCGATGGCGGGTTTAAAACGTATGTTTGGCATAAACGGTATCGTTGAATTACTAAAGGCTATTGCCAAGTTTGTGGTGATCGGCTCTATGGCGTTGATTGCATTGTCACTTTTTCAGGATGAAGCGCTGCATTTAGATCAGGAGATCTACCCTCTGAACGTTTTTCACGCGCTGGAAATGATCGAATGGGCGTTCTTTTTACTGACCCTCGGAATGATACCCATTGCTTTGTTCGATGTGCCATATCAGGCCTATAAGCACAAAGAACAGATGAAAATGTCGAAGCAGGAAGTCAAAGACGAACGTAAAAACTCAGAGGGCGATCCCCAGGTTAAAGGACGGATCCGTCGGTTACAGTATCAGGCCGCGGCACGGCGAATGATGAAAGAAGTGCCAAATGCCGATGTGGTTGTGACCAACCCTACCCATTACTCGGTGGCTTTAAAGTACGATCAGGATGGTAATCGAGCCCCTGTAGTGATTGCCAAAGGGTCTGATGAACTGGCAATGCATATTCGTAAAATTGCTACCGCCCACGGCGTACCGCTTATTCCCACACCAATGCTTACCCGGGCAATTTACTACACCACCGAAGTGGACGATGAAATTCCACATCGCTTATTTATGGCTGTTGCCCAGGTGTTAGCGTACGTATTTCAGTTAAAAGCGCACCGGGCGGGTAAGGCAAAACGACCAAAACCGTTAACACGGGATCTGCCGATACCACAGGATATGCGTTATTAA
- a CDS encoding MinD/ParA family ATP-binding protein, translated as MIEDQASSLRKMNQSRLIKVIAVTGGKGGVGKTNITLNTAIAMAKQGKRVMVLDADLGLANVDVMLGLRVEKNLSHVLSGECTLDEVLVTGPHGIKIAPATSGSQSMTELSATEHAGLIRAFSELRSQIDVLIVDTAAGISDMVLSFSRAAQDIMVVVCDEPTSLTDAYALIKILNRDYGIFRFKIVANMVRDVREGQELFSKLSKVTGRFLDVALELVATVPFDENIRRAVRKQTAIVDAFPTSPAAKAIDQLATKAISWPIPAQPGGHLEFFVEQLIAPKVSGS; from the coding sequence ATGATTGAAGACCAGGCGAGTAGCTTAAGAAAGATGAATCAATCAAGATTAATCAAGGTAATAGCCGTAACCGGTGGTAAAGGAGGGGTTGGTAAAACCAACATTACTCTTAATACTGCCATTGCCATGGCGAAACAGGGCAAACGGGTCATGGTTCTGGATGCCGACCTTGGCCTGGCCAACGTCGATGTGATGCTCGGGTTACGGGTAGAGAAGAATTTGTCTCACGTATTGTCCGGAGAATGTACCTTAGATGAAGTACTGGTTACCGGCCCTCATGGCATAAAAATCGCGCCGGCAACATCAGGCAGTCAGTCTATGACTGAGCTGTCAGCCACTGAGCATGCAGGGCTTATCAGAGCCTTTAGTGAATTGCGCTCACAGATTGATGTGCTGATTGTAGACACCGCCGCCGGCATATCCGATATGGTCCTGAGTTTCTCTCGTGCAGCGCAGGATATTATGGTGGTGGTTTGTGACGAACCGACCTCGCTGACCGATGCCTACGCGTTAATCAAAATTCTAAACCGTGATTACGGTATTTTCCGTTTCAAAATCGTTGCGAATATGGTGCGGGATGTCCGCGAAGGTCAGGAATTATTTAGTAAATTATCAAAAGTTACCGGGCGTTTTCTGGATGTCGCGCTAGAATTAGTGGCGACGGTACCGTTCGATGAAAATATTCGCCGCGCGGTGCGCAAACAAACGGCAATTGTGGACGCTTTTCCAACGTCGCCGGCAGCGAAAGCAATCGACCAATTGGCAACCAAAGCGATAAGCTGGCCAATTCCGGCGCAACCAGGTGGGCATCTGGAGTTTTTCGTCGAGCAATTAATCGCTCCAAAGGTGTCAGGGAGTTAG